A single region of the Granulicella aggregans genome encodes:
- a CDS encoding helix-turn-helix domain-containing protein, whose translation MNIGTTIREYRLQKGMSQGDIEKRTGLLRCYLSRVENGHTVPSLDTLQKIAHSLDMQLSQFFAEEGVAKEMSGLNLNEEEIRFLTQIQRYSSQLGDSDRRLLLAMVKKFASTATS comes from the coding sequence ATGAATATCGGCACGACGATCCGCGAGTACCGGCTGCAGAAGGGGATGTCGCAGGGCGACATCGAGAAGCGCACGGGGCTGCTGCGCTGCTATCTGTCGCGCGTGGAGAACGGGCACACCGTGCCCTCGCTGGACACGCTGCAGAAGATCGCCCACTCGCTGGACATGCAACTCTCGCAGTTCTTCGCGGAGGAAGGTGTGGCCAAGGAGATGTCCGGGCTGAACCTGAACGAGGAGGAGATTCGCTTTCTGACGCAGATCCAGCGCTACTCCTCGCAACTCGGCGACAGCGATCGCAGGCTGCTGCTGGCCATGGTGAAGAAGTTCGCTTCGACCGCGACAAGCTAG
- a CDS encoding rhomboid family intramembrane serine protease — protein MAVPSPSPVYSSSQGEVLPPPGEASPSQGFELVEPATSKRRGFVFSDAPATYLLVGINCAVFVWMVLRGVSFQSPSPEDLLRFGANNTSLVLHGEWYRLLTATFVHVGWIHLATNMWCLWNLGLLGEPLIGPFGLAAVYLLTGIAGNLLSMAVDVLSRTDSIGAGASGAVFGIAGILIVLLSNRRLPIPWDELRRLRRSVIQFAILNLLIGGASNFFDVIRIDNSAHVGGFLSGLALGFPLVPRMTAGRERYFARQKITFAMTALLLSLFGYWIANLSQS, from the coding sequence ATGGCCGTCCCATCTCCGAGTCCCGTTTACTCCTCTTCGCAAGGTGAAGTTCTTCCGCCGCCTGGAGAGGCATCGCCCTCGCAAGGCTTTGAACTGGTTGAGCCCGCGACCTCGAAACGCAGAGGCTTCGTCTTCTCGGACGCTCCGGCCACCTATCTCCTTGTTGGTATCAACTGCGCAGTCTTCGTCTGGATGGTATTGCGCGGCGTCTCGTTTCAGTCGCCATCACCCGAGGATCTTCTACGTTTCGGAGCGAACAATACCAGCCTTGTGCTGCACGGGGAGTGGTATCGCCTGCTCACCGCGACCTTCGTCCACGTCGGCTGGATTCACCTCGCCACCAACATGTGGTGCCTCTGGAATCTTGGCTTGCTGGGCGAGCCCCTGATCGGGCCTTTCGGTCTCGCTGCTGTCTATCTGCTGACCGGGATTGCGGGGAATCTGCTCTCCATGGCGGTCGATGTTTTGAGCCGCACTGACTCAATCGGCGCGGGAGCCTCGGGAGCCGTCTTCGGCATCGCCGGGATTCTGATCGTCCTGCTCTCCAACCGTCGTCTCCCCATCCCATGGGACGAACTGCGCCGGCTTCGGCGCTCCGTCATCCAGTTCGCAATCCTGAACCTGCTGATCGGCGGAGCCTCCAACTTCTTCGATGTCATCCGGATCGACAACAGCGCCCATGTAGGCGGCTTTCTCTCCGGCCTCGCGCTTGGATTTCCCCTGGTCCCGCGCATGACCGCAGGCCGCGAGCGCTACTTCGCTCGGCAAAAGATAACTTTTGCCATGACCGCATTACTGCTGTCACTCTTCGGATACTGGATCGCGAATCTAAGTCAGAGCTAG